Within the Metasolibacillus fluoroglycofenilyticus genome, the region GTGTTAATTAAGTGTTCTTCTATTTTATATAACAGATTCATTGCTTGGCTGTCATCTTGGCACATAGTTGCTTGCTGGAGCAATGCTTGCACTTCCGCATTGCTAGAAAAAGCACTAATAGGAGAGCGCTCGCTGTCTAATCCATATAACCAGCCAAGTAGCTTGTCATCCCCAATTGCAATACCACCAACAAAAATATCGTAATGCTGTACACAATAGTCTGCCGATGCATGGAAAGGCATAAGTGTTAATTCGTGTGGGATGTGATGGGCTGTTAAAAATGAGCTTAAAATTTGTGCTTCCCGCAAATGGTTGGCATGTGGCCGAATTTGCTGTACACCGATACGTAAATAAGGAAAATCAAGTGTCGGTAGCGGAAGCGGTGATTGCTGTTGTCTGTTATTTGTCGTTAAAAAGCTAGTGGCTATTATTTCACCTTCTTCTGTTAAGCAGTAGCTTGCCGCATCAATTGCCTCAAATAATGCACGTCGATACTTTTCATCCTGCAATGGCCCACGTGCCGCATTGAATATAATAAAATCGGCTCCCTGCTCTTGAAAAACGATTTTTTGTTGTGCTATATGTGCAGCAAAAGGAAGTGCACTGATGCCAAACTGTTGAATGTTTTCTGTAAAAAGAATATCCACATCATCAATCCATGGTCGCTGCTTAAAATATTTCGGAAATACGGAGAGTCGCATATGTTGCTCATTTTTCTCAGCGATATAAAATGCACCGCAACCAGGCGGGATGCCTTTTGCACCTTCTTCAATCCATTTTACAGGTATAATAGAAAAGCGATAACTACATAGTATACGAGGGAATAGCATTGTTGGCTGTGCAAGC harbors:
- a CDS encoding ABC transporter substrate-binding protein; translation: MFQYILKLYGRFEVGQSSTTSIAELAQIWSCSARYAKVLIKKCEERGWLKWHTTQGRGKKPTVLLQLTKLEAIYLAFDHYWEQQQFKEAYALLQEHDVISHPQVENWLQQRYGFSNEEERDVFRYPYPNIQLHYDPLNGNSRHDMHFYNQIHEPLFVYCIETERVQPNLVYGYHTSDAKKWTFTLRKNIYFHNGTKLTSEDVIASLKRACMRKLLPEARLTVTSPYHFTIELAQPTMLFPRILCSYRFSIIPVKWIEEGAKGIPPGCGAFYIAEKNEQHMRLSVFPKYFKQRPWIDDVDILFTENIQQFGISALPFAAHIAQQKIVFQEQGADFIIFNAARGPLQDEKYRRALFEAIDAASYCLTEEGEIIATSFLTTNNRQQQSPLPLPTLDFPYLRIGVQQIRPHANHLREAQILSSFLTAHHIPHELTLMPFHASADYCVQHYDIFVGGIAIGDDKLLGWLYGLDSERSPISAFSSNAEVQALLQQATMCQDDSQAMNLLYKIEEHLINTFTLKFLAHRQHVFYIRKDRPFYNIQFDTHGKIDYRKIYQKQM